From the Bombus vancouverensis nearcticus chromosome 3, iyBomVanc1_principal, whole genome shotgun sequence genome, one window contains:
- the Mul1 gene encoding mitochondrial E3 ubiquitin protein ligase 1, with product MDYLGEIVALGIDSIIFGVCLKQYFHCKNAITAVKGAEFHEVGQQLGELLDKSSDNKIDYIAIRGIVKPLGKPLNSINNKKLTGVVQKLKIKEHVIARTTAGFWSDQERTVHKVYNTVPFSLQHGSYSVEVLEPLSADILDLDVVSNTFEPTVPSFADHLWGFFTGVRQRGLQSTEELLREGAVMTGIGELTRTKSKTLTLQPPLNGTPFYLTSMSISSLLRKLDERKRTYRLLCLMFGAIGVLIGGIVFRRYWKDRTEQRLAEDLRQSLAASRKERRQRVRDTDLREDQLCIVCRTNPREIILLPCGHVCLCEDCSDDITSDCPVCRAPIAQKSAAYII from the exons ATGGATTACTTAGGTGAAATAGTAGCGCTCGGAATTGATAGTATAATTTTCGGTGTTTGTTTAAAACAATACTTTCACTGCAAGAATGCAATTACAGCAGTCAAG GGTGCAGAGTTTCATGAAGTCGGGCAACAATTGGGAGAACTCCTTGATAAAAGTTCTGATAATAAAATAGATTACATAGCAATTAGGGGTATTGTAAAACCCTTAGGAAAACCATTGAATagcattaataataaaaaattaactggTGTTGTACAAAAGCTTAAAATCAAAGAACATGTTATAGCTAGAACTACTGCTGGCTTCTg GTCAGATCAGGAACGTACTGTTCATAAAGTATATAACACTGTACCATTTTCTTTGCAACATGGAAGTTACTCCGTAGAAGTATTAGAACCATTATCAGCAGATATTTTAGATCTGGATGTGGTATCTAATACCTTTGAACCAACTGTACCATCCTTTGCAGATCATTTATGGGGGTTTTTCACag GTGTGCGCCAACGTGGTTTACAATCTACTGAAGAACTACTTCGTGAAGGAGCAGTTATGACAGGTATAGGTGAATTAACAAGAACAAAATCCAAAACACTTACATTACAACCCCCTTTAAATGGTACACCATTTTATTTAACAAGCATGTCAATTAGTTCTTTGCTTCGGAAATTAGACGAGCGTAAACGGACATATAG attaTTATGTTTAATGTTCGGTGCTATTGGAGTGTTAATTGGTGGAATAGTTTTTCGACGTTATTGGAAGGATAGAACAGAACAAAGATTAGCAGAAGATTTAAGACAATCTTTAGCTGCTTCACGAAAAGAAAGACGACAAAGAGTAAGAGATACTGATCTTAGAGAAGATCAATTATGCATTGTCTGTCGCACAAATCCCCGTGAGATTATTCTTCTTCCATGTGGACATGTCTGTTTATGTGAAGACTGCTCTGATGATATTACTAGTGATTGTCCAGTTTGTAGGGCACCAATTGCACAAAAATCAGCAGCATATATTATCTAA
- the Ctu1 gene encoding cytosolic thiouridylase subunit 1 has translation MPIPCSKQCGKGAVLKRPKTGHALCKECFFYAFESEIHNTITQGKLFKPGDKVAIGASGGKDSTVLAYVLKTLNDRYQYGIDLFLLSIDEGITGYRDDSLKTVQQNKDDYGLPLKILSYKELYGWTMDEIVAEIGKKNNCTFCGVFRRQALDRGAALLEVDCIATGHNADDIAETVLMNILRGDIARLQRCTSVITAGADCIRRCKPLKYAYEKEIVMYAYFKQLIYFSTECIYAPNAYRGHARTYLKDLEKIRPSSILDIIHSGETLQIKESIKLPEQRNCSRCGFVSSQEICKACIMLEGLNRGLPKLGIGKSTKVKRVIDSITNDKCKNNEKTKLKNLEF, from the exons ATGCCTATTCCATGTTCAAAGCAGTGTGGGAAAGGTGCTGTTCTTAAA AGACCTAAAACTGGGCATGCATTATGTAAAGAATGTTTTTTCTATGCATTTGAAAGTGAGATTCACAATACAATTACACAAGGCAAATTATTTAAACCTGGTGATAAAGTAGCTATTGGAGCATCAGGAGGAAAAGATTCTACAGTACTTGCATATGTTTTGAAAACTTTAAATGATAGATACCAATATGGAATtgatctttttcttttgtctATTGATGAAGGAATAACTG GATATAGAGATGATAGTTTGAAAACTGTTCAACAGAATAAAGATGACTATGGACTCccattaaaaatattatcttaCAAAGAGTTATATGGATGGACAATGGATGAAATTGTGGCAGaa attgGCAAAAAAAATAACTGTACATTCTGTGGTGTATTTCGAAGACAAGCGTTAGATAGAGGCGCAGCTCTTTTAGAAGTAGATTGTATTGCAACAGGCCATAATGCTGATGATATTGCAGAGACAGTTTTAATGAATATCTTAAGAGGTGATATAGCAAGATTACAAAGATGTACTTCAGTTATTACT GCAGGAGCAGATTGTATAAGACGATGCAAGCCACttaaatatgcatatgaaaaaGAGATAGTAATGTATGCATACTTTAAACAGTTGATATACTTTTCAACAGAATGTATATATGCACCAAATGCATACAGAGGACATGCAAGAACATATCTAAAGGATCTAGAGAAAATCAGACCCTCTTCTATATTGGATATCATTCATTCTG GAGAAACATTGCAAATAAAAGAAAGTATTAAACTACCAGAACAAAGAAATTGTTCTCGTTGTGGATTTGTATCTAGCCAGGAAATTTGTAAAGCTTGCATTATGTTAGAAGGTTTAAATAGAGGACTCCCTAAACTTGGCATTGGAAAATCTACAAAAGTTAAACGAGTGATAGATTCTATAACAAACGATAAATGCAAAAACAATGAAAAGACTAAACtaaaaaatttggaattttga
- the Sf3b5 gene encoding splicing factor 3B subunit 5 gives MGERYNIHSQLEHLQSKYIGTGHADTTKFEWLVNQHRDSCSSYMGHYDLLNFFAIAENEAKARVRFNLMEKMLQPCGPPPEKPED, from the coding sequence ATGGGAGAACGATACAACATTCATAGTCAGTTGGAGCATTTGCAATCAAAGTATATTGGCACAGGGCATGCTGACACAACCAAGTTTGAATGGCTTGTAAATCAGCATCGTGATTCTTGCAGTTCTTACATGGGACATTATGATCTGTTAAATTTCTTCGCTATCGCAGAAAACGAAGCAAAAGCCCGTGTTCGATTCAATCTTATGGAAAAAATGCTACAGCCTTGCGGCCCGCCTCCAGAGAAACCAGAAGATTAA